One genomic region from Yarrowia lipolytica chromosome 1C, complete sequence encodes:
- a CDS encoding uncharacterized protein (Compare to YALI0C19756g:2, no similarity): MPRPARKRKAVATDENSLVEQKLAENVVANTEIRTPLSTITNVENQTTSRRSSSRQRKTVVYTEVAEDHVSDEQSDDKSNTSSSTDQIEKDLMLLPEARKRNRQDGESDSEEPEESESEEESDRVTHRSRESDKERAEKLKMFEEEQAAKFAAIDDFELNFEEVAEDSFDKSMSEQSEASGDSQDPEIELADVLGGRDED; the protein is encoded by the coding sequence ATGCCTCGACCCGCCCGAAAACGCAAGGCTGTTGCTACGGACGAAAACAGTCTTGTGGAGCAAAAATTGGCCGAAAATGTCGTCGCCAACACCGAGATTCGAACTCCCCTGTCCACGATCACCAATGTTGAAAACCAGACCACCTCCCGGCGGTCCAGTTCTCGACAACGAAAGACTGTGGTATATACTGAGGTCGCGGaggatcacgtgagtgaTGAGCAAAGCGACGACAAATCAAACACTTCGTCGTCGACAGACCAGATTGAGAAGGATCTCATGTTACTTCCGGAGGCTAGAAAACGGAACCGGCAAGACGGCGAGTCTGACAGCGAAGAGCCCGAGGAGTCTGAATCTGAGGAAGAGTCCGATCGTGTCACACatcgatcacgtgaatctGATAAGGAGCGGGccgagaagctgaagaTGTTCGAGGAAGAACAGGCTGCCAAGTTTGCTGCTATTGACGACTTTGAACTCAACTTTGAAGAGGTAGCTGAAGACAGCTTCGATAAGAGCATGAGTGAACAGAGCGAGGCCAGTGGAGACAGTCAGGACCCCGAGATCGAGCTTGCTGACGTTCTAGGCGGTCGTGACGAGGACTAA